ATGGCGCAGTTCATTTTCATCCTTCGGCATCATGATGACCATATTCGGAATATGGCGCATAAAGGCAATATCATACACACCTTGATGCGTCTCACCGTCCGCGCCGACAAAACCAGCCCGGTCAACAGCAAACATTACATTTGCATTATGACGGCAAATATCATGCACGATCTGATCATACGCACGCTGCATAAAGGTCGAATACACCGCATAGACCGGCTTCATACCTTCCATTGCCAGCGCTGCACACATCGTTGCTGCATGCTGCTCGGCAATACCAACGTCGATCATACGATCTGGGAAACGAGCTGCAAACGGGAATAATCCCGATCCGCCTGGCATTGCTGGTGTGACCGCAACAATGCGCTCATCCTGCTCTGCCAGCTCGATCAGCGTCTGACCGAATACTTCGGTATACATCGGATGACCAGCGGCTTTGACCACCTGACCGGATTCGATTTTGTACGGCGTAATGCCATGCCATTTGTACGAATCGGCTTCAGCAGGCAAGTAGCCTTTACCTTTGATCGTTACGACGTGAATCAGTACCGGACCATCCACGTTATCCGCCTGACGGAATGTTTCCAGCAGCTTCGGCAAATCATGTCCATCGACTGGACCGAAATACGTAAAGCCCAGCTCCTCAAACAGGACGCCAGATACCATCGCATATTTCAGCGAATCTTTCAGCTTTTCCGCTGTTTTGGCAATTTTGCCGCCAATAGCTGGAATTTTCTTGATCAATTGTTCCACTTCGTCCTTGGCACGCAGGTACCCTTTGTCCGAACGGATTTTGCCGAGATATTTGTGCATGGCACCGACATTGGGAGCAATCGACATCTCGTTATCATTCAGCACAACGGTCAGCTTACGCTGCTCATGACCGATATGGTTAAGCGCTTCAAATGCCATACCGCCAGTCAGAGCGCCGTCGCCGATAACAGCCACGACTTTGTTATCTTCTTTCTTGAAATCGCGTGCAAGCGCCATACCCATCGCCGCCGACAGCGATGTACTGCTATGCCCGGCTTCCCATACGTCATGCTCGCTCTCATTGCGTTTGACAAAGCCACATAGTCCTTTGTACTTGCGCAGCGTGTCAAAACGATCCATCCGTCCAGTCAATACTTTATGCACATACGCCTGATGCCCAACGTCAAAAATAAATTTATCCTTCGGACTGTCATACAGATAGTGCAGCGCCAATGTTAGTTCCACGACGCCCAGATTGGAAGCCAGATGCCCGCCGGTTACCGACAATTTTTCAACCAGAAACTGACGAATCTCACCCGCCAGCTCGGTCAACTGTTCTGTTGTTAAATGTTTAAGGTCACTTGGTTGATGAATCTGTGGAAGCAGCACACCATTTCCCCGCTTTCCTGTGAGTATCGTAACGGCACTCAAATGTTGTTTACATGCAAGTTCCATGTCATTGATCTGTTTTATACGTTTTATAATTACTTTCCACTATACCACAACGACAACATTTTACGAAATCCAACACTGTGGTTGATCATCGCTTAACAGGGAGATAGCTTACAAAATGCTGTTGCAGTACAGCTTGTAGTTCATACCATACGTTTTCTATGCAGATCAGTGCAAGTCAAATGCCATGGTTCCACTCCGATAAAATACCGGCTATTGAGCACCTTGCTTGTTGTATATAGGACGAACCTTACTGGCTATACGTAACCATTAATGATCGCGTTGCACCAGATAATCGGCGATTTCTTCCAGACGACTGGAGTCTTTGAGATTGGCTTGTTGTAACGCATCCTTCGCACTTGCTGTTAGCCGCGCCACCTCTTGCTGCGAAGCCTCCAAGCCGATGAAATACGGATACGTTACCTTTTGCAGCTTACTGTCGCTCTGCGTTTTTTTGCCAAGCTTGGCTTCGTCGCCGATCACATCGAGAATATCGTCCTGAATTTGAAAAGCAAGCCCAATATCTGAGCCAAAGCGACGCAGCGCTTCCAGCTGTTCATCCGTAGCGCCAGCAGTTCGTGCACCGGCAGTCAGTGAAAACATGAACAGATCGGCTGTTTTGTGCAGATGAATATATTGCAGCTGCGATAGCTCCGTCATGCCCTGCTCGCCTTCCATATCAGCAACTTGTCCGCCCACCATACCGCGCGGACCAGCATATTCTGCTAAATCACGTACAATATGCAGAGCAGCTTCGGCGCTTACTCCATGCTGTACCGAATCGGTAGCAGCATGAAACGCATGGGTTAGCAGAGCATCGCCTGCCAGAATTGCCATCGCTTCACCGTAGACTTTGTGGTTGGTCAGCTTACCACGACGATAATCGTCATCGTCCATCGCAGGCAAATCGTCGTGAATGAGTGAGTACGTATGTACCATCTCGACTGCACTCGCAACTGGAGCCGCAGCTTCCCGACTTCCGCCAAGCGCTTCCGCTGCTGCAATTACGAATACGGGACGCAGACGCTTTCCACCTGCCATCAGCGAATACAGCATGGATTCCTTGAGCGTCCCCGGCACCTGCCACTCCTGCGGCAGAAACTGCTTCAGCTGTTGTTCCATAAATGCAGAAATATCGTTGATATAAGATTTCAGCTCTGGACGACTAGTCAATGATTTCACCGCTTTCGGCAGCATCAAAAGGCTTTTTGCGCAGCTCGCCGTCTTCCTCAACGATCATCTCGATCTTACGTTCCACTTCTTCCAATTTGGAGCCGCAAACCTGCGACAGCTTCATTCCTTGCTGAAACAGATCAATCGCCTTTTCCAGCGGTACATCGCCGTGTTCCAGTTCGGATACGATTTCTTCCAGTCGATCCATCGCCTGTTCAAAATTAAGCTCCTGTTCCTTTGCCGCCTTCGCCATCGTTGTGCGCCTCCTCTATCGTGAATACATTACAATGCAATTGTCCATCTTCTAGATTCACCTTGATCATATCGCCCGGTGATACTTGATTGACCGATTTGATCAACTGCTGTTCCGGCTCATCATATACAAGACTGTAGCCGCGCGCCATGACCTTGAGCGGGCTGAGCGCATCCAGCTGTTTGAGACCGAAGCCCAGCTTCTGCTGCTTTTGTCGCACAATCTGCTGCATACGCAGCTCCAATTGACGACGAGCAGATTCGGTGCGACGTTTCGCATACACTAGCTGATCCTGTGGATTATGACGTGCTAGACGCTGATTCAATCGCCCGAGTCGGTCACGCTGAATATGCCCGCGCCGCTGCAAACTGGATGTCAGACGACGCTCTAGCAGATCAAGTCGAGTCATATGCTGAACGAGCTGACGCTGTGGATGCAGCAATGCAGGCGAGCGCTTGAGTCGATTCAAGCGATCCCGCTGGCGCTGAGACAAACGGAGTAATCCCTGACGTAGCTGGCGCCGCAACTGACCGATTTGTGCTTTCAGCTCATTCATGCTCGGCACTGCCAGTTCTGCTGCTGCTGTCGGTGTAGCCGCGCGCAGATCAGCAGCAAAATCAGCAATCGTAAAATCAGTTTCGTGCCCCACCGCGGAGATGATCGGAATCTTCGAGCCAACGATAGCGCGTGCCACCATTTCCTCATTAAATGCCCATAACTCTTCCAATGAACCACCGCCACGACCGACAATCAGCACGTCGGCTTCGCCAAGTGCATTCAGATCGCGGATCGCTTTGACAATGGAAGGTGCTGCACCTTTCCCCTGTACCAGCACCGGATAAACTATGATGTTGACAACCGGATACCGTCGACGCAAGGTGATGACAATATCACGTACCGCAGCACCGGTTGGTGACGTAACGACACCAATCGTACGCGGATATTGCGGTAATGCCCGTTTGCGTGAGGAATCAAACAGCCCTTCATGCTCCAGCCTCTGCTTGAGCTGTTCATACGCCAGATACAGACTGCCGATACCGTCCGGCTGCATCTGAGTAGCATAAAATTGATACTGTCCGTCTCGCTCATATACAGAAATATAGCCGCGCGCAATGACGCGCGCGCCTTCTTTCGGAATAAACGGCAACCGCTGATTGTACGATGCGAACATAATACACTTAATCCGGCTACCTTCATCTTTTAGCGTAAAATACATATGTCCGCTCGAATGGTGCGTGAAATTGGAAATCTCGCCCCTCAGCCAGACTTCGGAGAGCAGCGGATCAGACTCCATTTTCATTCGGATATATTTATTAATCTCCTTGATGGAGTATATGCGCTGCTGTTGCTGCATGTAAGCCGCCTTTCTCAGTTCAAGCCATAGGCACGTCGTGCAGCCACCAGCGTATTTTGCATCAGCATGGTGATTGTCATAGGACCAACGCCGCCCGGAACCGGAGTGATTGGACCGGATACTTCCTTCGCACTTTCAAAATCAACATCGCCCGCCAGCTTGCCATTTTCGAGGCGGTTCATGCCCACATCGATGACAACAGCACCCGGCTTAATGAAGCTAGCATCGACAAAGTTAGCACGACCGATTGCTACTACGAGCACATCCGCTTGCTTTGTCAGCTCTTTCATGTTAGCTGTACGGGAATGACACATCGTAACCGTCGCATTCTCGCGTTGCAACAGCAGGGACACCGGTTTACCGACGATATTGCTGCGTCCGATGACGACCGCATGCTTGCCGGACAGATCGATGCCCGTGCGTTTGATCATCTCAATCACGCCTGCCGGTGTACATGGCAGCAAACTATCATCGCCGATCACCAGATTACCGACATTGATCGGATGGAATCCGTCTACGTCTTTGATTGGGGAAATCGCGTCGATTACTGCTTTTTCCTCAATATGCTTCGGCAATGGAAGCTGAACGAGAATACCGTGAATATTGTCCTGCTTGTTCAGCTTATCAACGAGGGCAAGCAGTTCGTCCTGCGACGTTTCAGCCGATAGACGATGCACTTCGGAATAGTAGCCTAAATCATGGCAAGCCTTTTCTTTATTGCGTACATAAACCTGTGAAGCTGGGTCTTCGCCGACCAGTACAACTGCCAGTCCGGGCTGAGCACCCTGCGCTTTCATTTTCTCCACTTCCTGCTGGATGTCCTGACGGATGTCCTTCGAAATCTGTGTACCGCTAATGATTGTTGCTGCCATGATAATTCGCTCCTTTAACATTGAAAAATGGTATGATGCAGGGTAACCCTGTGTATACACGTAACTTTTGCAATGACCTGATGCGGAATAACACTCATGCTGTCGATAATTACTGCTGCTTGCCTTTGAGCTTGTCGAGATCCTGAATCATTTTACCAAGCACGCCATTTACGAACTTGCCAGATTCCTCGGTGCCAAAATGCTTGGACAATTCAATTGCTTCATTGACCGCAACCTTCGCCGGTACATCCTCGGTAAACACCATCTCATACACCGCCAAACGCAAAATTTGACGATCCACACGAGACAGACGGCTAACCTGCCAATTCTGCAAATAATCCACCAGCAGCCCGTCAATCGCTTCGCGTTGATTCCAGACGCCATTTACAACGTCCAGCACATACGCACTCAGTTCTACTTCGTCGCGTACTTGAACTTCTGATTCATTATCCGCAGCCGCTTCTTCCAGCAGCATCTCGACCGCTTCCTTCGCCTGCACCTCATTCATTTCCATCTGATACAAACTTTGCACCGTAATCTCCCGCGCCAATCTTCTTTTAATCGCCATTTCCTTCATATCCTTCCGCAACCACCCGCAGTCCAAGATAACCAAGCCATACCCAGCCGCCACAACCCCACGCCCTATATCGCCCATCATCCCAAGCCCACGACCATTGCCTCTTTATTGTGTGTAATCCATTCCAACAACATTCATATCCAAAACAAACAAAACAAACTTCAACTCATACCACTATAAAATGAAGTTCATCCAAACTCAAAGTTCAAGCCCATCTTCTAACACCCAACCAAAGTTTTCATTTGCAACCTCTCCCAAGCGCCAAAGCCCATTCTTGCAAGCTCTTATGCTCTTGTCTCTTACCAAGCAGTCTCCAACCAGCAACCTAATGAATCACAAGCGCCAGCCATTCACCCATAGTCCGCAGTGCATAACATCCAGCCCACAGCCTATGCGCAATACTCTTTTGAGAAAAAGAAAGCGTCGTAGAACACCCTCAGCACCAAAGAAAAGTTGCAAATGAAAAACCCCATCATACATAATTTGCCGGTTCACGCCTCAACAATAATAGTGCAATCCGGGAAATGATGTATGACAGGGTTCATCGAAATGGACGCCAGCGGTCGCCGAACCATTCACCGAGGCGCTGCCACGGAATGAACGGACCAAGCCGGAGATCCCGGTTTCGACCGACGGTATAACCTATGAACACTAACAATGCAAAGAACAACATATCCCAAAAACCAACCGTTAAATACAAAATACCGCAGCAGATGCCTGCCAGCACGCCAAGAATACGTCCGCCGTGCGTCTCCCAGATCTGTTTCCATATCATGAGGATAGCCTCCCTCTACTGCACTCTGCTCTTGAATGCAGGCGAATGAACGATATTGGCGATGTAGACCGAAACATTGGACACAGGAATCCCTGTAATCTGCTCAATTTCGGTATGAATACTTTTTTGCATACTTTCCGTCAGACCGGGAATCGGCGTCTCGCCGTCTACAACGGCACGAATCGTAATATCCAAACCGGATTCAATCACACGAACACGGGTTTTGAGATCCCGCACACCGCGCGTTCGCTCCGCTACCTTCAACGTCATATTTTCAATCGTTTCCAGTGAAATCTGAATATCGCCAAACTCAGTATGCTGATGCACCGCATTCATGTTCCCCCGCTCCGTCCGAATGGACACATAGAAAAAGCGGATGCTAAGCAAGAATAGTACGACGGCAATGATTACGATGGTGATATATACATTTTGCTCATTCCGGTAATCCAGTTCCATGGGAACCTGACCGCTAAGCAGTAAGATGACCAGCACGGAGAGAATACCAATACTGAGACTGTAAATAAATAAGAGCAGCCGATCCATAATTTTAGCCAACAGTGTGCAGCCCCCTTACAATATACTAAACCCCAGACTGCCTCGTCAGGGGTTTATGATTGAGTAGCTTAGTGAAACCAAGCGAACTCGCTTCTGGCATATACGATGCGCATATGCGGGGTTGAATAGAATGCGGCAGCTTATGTTTTGCATAGATGCTGCCGCTTTCTTTTATTTTACACGGTGGGTGAATTCGCTCTCTTCCGCTTTCTCCACGGTTTCCAGATGGACATCGTGAATCTGCACGTTGACTTCAATAACGCTCAGACCGGTCATTGTTTCGATGGAACGTTTCACGTTGCGTTGAATCTCGGCAGCCACTTCTGGCAAACGATGTCCGTATTGGACAATAACCGATACGTCAACCGCTGCTTCGCGCTGACCAACCTCGACTTTGACACCACGGGACAAATTTTTGCGTCCCAGCAGTTCAGCGATTCCGCCAGCGAAGCCGCCGCTCATGCCTGCCACTCCGTTCACTTCAATCGTCGCTAGACCAGCGATGACCTCGATCACTTCGGGCGCAATCTGAATCTCGCCGATGTCCGTCCGTTCAAATTCAGT
The DNA window shown above is from Paenibacillus sp. JQZ6Y-1 and carries:
- the xseA gene encoding exodeoxyribonuclease VII large subunit, with the translated sequence MQQQQRIYSIKEINKYIRMKMESDPLLSEVWLRGEISNFTHHSSGHMYFTLKDEGSRIKCIMFASYNQRLPFIPKEGARVIARGYISVYERDGQYQFYATQMQPDGIGSLYLAYEQLKQRLEHEGLFDSSRKRALPQYPRTIGVVTSPTGAAVRDIVITLRRRYPVVNIIVYPVLVQGKGAAPSIVKAIRDLNALGEADVLIVGRGGGSLEELWAFNEEMVARAIVGSKIPIISAVGHETDFTIADFAADLRAATPTAAAELAVPSMNELKAQIGQLRRQLRQGLLRLSQRQRDRLNRLKRSPALLHPQRQLVQHMTRLDLLERRLTSSLQRRGHIQRDRLGRLNQRLARHNPQDQLVYAKRRTESARRQLELRMQQIVRQKQQKLGFGLKQLDALSPLKVMARGYSLVYDEPEQQLIKSVNQVSPGDMIKVNLEDGQLHCNVFTIEEAHNDGEGGKGTGA
- a CDS encoding DUF2273 domain-containing protein; this translates as MIWKQIWETHGGRILGVLAGICCGILYLTVGFWDMLFFALLVFIGYTVGRNRDLRLGPFIPWQRLGEWFGDRWRPFR
- the dxs gene encoding 1-deoxy-D-xylulose-5-phosphate synthase — translated: MLLPQIHQPSDLKHLTTEQLTELAGEIRQFLVEKLSVTGGHLASNLGVVELTLALHYLYDSPKDKFIFDVGHQAYVHKVLTGRMDRFDTLRKYKGLCGFVKRNESEHDVWEAGHSSTSLSAAMGMALARDFKKEDNKVVAVIGDGALTGGMAFEALNHIGHEQRKLTVVLNDNEMSIAPNVGAMHKYLGKIRSDKGYLRAKDEVEQLIKKIPAIGGKIAKTAEKLKDSLKYAMVSGVLFEELGFTYFGPVDGHDLPKLLETFRQADNVDGPVLIHVVTIKGKGYLPAEADSYKWHGITPYKIESGQVVKAAGHPMYTEVFGQTLIELAEQDERIVAVTPAMPGGSGLFPFAARFPDRMIDVGIAEQHAATMCAALAMEGMKPVYAVYSTFMQRAYDQIVHDICRHNANVMFAVDRAGFVGADGETHQGVYDIAFMRHIPNMVIMMPKDENELRHMMKTALEYNDGPIAYRYPRINGLGVPLDQQLTPIPIGQWETVREGENYAIIASGPMVQMGLEVAEELKRDGMNVAVINARFMKPLDEDMLIELADRGTRMLVVEEVSQAGSMGSAVLEFYAARGLHDVTVGLMGIPDEFIEHGSIKDQQREAGLTPEHIAASLKALAPGKAWTFQKNSV
- the amaP gene encoding alkaline shock response membrane anchor protein AmaP, giving the protein MAKIMDRLLLFIYSLSIGILSVLVILLLSGQVPMELDYRNEQNVYITIVIIAVVLFLLSIRFFYVSIRTERGNMNAVHQHTEFGDIQISLETIENMTLKVAERTRGVRDLKTRVRVIESGLDITIRAVVDGETPIPGLTESMQKSIHTEIEQITGIPVSNVSVYIANIVHSPAFKSRVQ
- a CDS encoding Asp23/Gls24 family envelope stress response protein, whose product is MSTFPTEFERTDIGEIQIAPEVIEVIAGLATIEVNGVAGMSGGFAGGIAELLGRKNLSRGVKVEVGQREAAVDVSVIVQYGHRLPEVAAEIQRNVKRSIETMTGLSVIEVNVQIHDVHLETVEKAEESEFTHRVK
- the nusB gene encoding transcription antitermination factor NusB, with amino-acid sequence MKRRLAREITVQSLYQMEMNEVQAKEAVEMLLEEAAADNESEVQVRDEVELSAYVLDVVNGVWNQREAIDGLLVDYLQNWQVSRLSRVDRQILRLAVYEMVFTEDVPAKVAVNEAIELSKHFGTEESGKFVNGVLGKMIQDLDKLKGKQQ
- the folD gene encoding bifunctional methylenetetrahydrofolate dehydrogenase/methenyltetrahydrofolate cyclohydrolase FolD, with translation MAATIISGTQISKDIRQDIQQEVEKMKAQGAQPGLAVVLVGEDPASQVYVRNKEKACHDLGYYSEVHRLSAETSQDELLALVDKLNKQDNIHGILVQLPLPKHIEEKAVIDAISPIKDVDGFHPINVGNLVIGDDSLLPCTPAGVIEMIKRTGIDLSGKHAVVIGRSNIVGKPVSLLLQRENATVTMCHSRTANMKELTKQADVLVVAIGRANFVDASFIKPGAVVIDVGMNRLENGKLAGDVDFESAKEVSGPITPVPGGVGPMTITMLMQNTLVAARRAYGLN
- a CDS encoding polyprenyl synthetase family protein; translation: MEQQLKQFLPQEWQVPGTLKESMLYSLMAGGKRLRPVFVIAAAEALGGSREAAAPVASAVEMVHTYSLIHDDLPAMDDDDYRRGKLTNHKVYGEAMAILAGDALLTHAFHAATDSVQHGVSAEAALHIVRDLAEYAGPRGMVGGQVADMEGEQGMTELSQLQYIHLHKTADLFMFSLTAGARTAGATDEQLEALRRFGSDIGLAFQIQDDILDVIGDEAKLGKKTQSDSKLQKVTYPYFIGLEASQQEVARLTASAKDALQQANLKDSSRLEEIADYLVQRDH
- the xseB gene encoding exodeoxyribonuclease VII small subunit — encoded protein: MAKAAKEQELNFEQAMDRLEEIVSELEHGDVPLEKAIDLFQQGMKLSQVCGSKLEEVERKIEMIVEEDGELRKKPFDAAESGEIID